Proteins encoded in a region of the Vicia villosa cultivar HV-30 ecotype Madison, WI linkage group LG5, Vvil1.0, whole genome shotgun sequence genome:
- the LOC131606259 gene encoding uncharacterized protein LOC131606259, which produces MAKQQNPQHGCFSSFFKVLLCARNETSPPVYPSENVEEKKDDFFDDSNSITTPNVVARLMGLDSLPKTKSVVKGTTLDSVPRSKSVNFVDYLLEFDQNIGNHRRVKTSSSFREVPSQKNYLFVLDNIDDKKGNKVQEENATTTKLKKKNKEIVRVKKEKNKRVYKIKDEPRKVPSSRYKSKVRDCRKSEVFSSVSPRCNCGYYGYGDVGSSSSSCSVSPLPKNRIKKGFVEPKMRNKVKRNHVSRKKIQTEHGLENLSPVSVLDVDDYAFLYGADYSGTNTLASKSKRKSKSLLEVSLEEDVEDKANKSKGYASNTDINREAEVYSDLMLKIRSLTDESIKESDCTYKVESFEEICLVFEETILDSLLFEVLNEVV; this is translated from the exons ATGGCCAAACAACAAAATCCACAACATGGGTGTTTTTCTAGCTTCTTCAAAGTGCTTCTTTGTGCTAGAAATGAAACTAGTCCACCAGTGTACCCATCTGAAAATGTTGAAGAGAAAAAAGATGATTTTTTTGATGATTCTAATTCTATAACCACTCCTAATGTAGTGGCAAGGTTAATGGGATTAGATTCACTTCCAAAAACCAAAAGTGTTGTCAAAGGAACAACCTTAGATAGTGTTCCTAGGAGTAAATCAGTTAACTTTGTTGATTACTTGCTTGAGTTTGACCAAAACATTGGTAACCATAGAAGAGTgaaaacttcatcatcttttagaGAAGTCCCTTCACAAAAAAATTACCTTTTTGTCCTTGATAATATTGATGATAAAAAGGGTAATAAAGTCCAAGAAGAAAATGCTACTACTACTAAGTTGAAGAAAAAGAACAAGGAAATTGTGAGAGTGAAGAAAGAGAAAAACAAGAGAGTTTATAAGATAAAAGATGAGCCAAGAAAAGTTCCTTCTTCTAGGTATAAATCTAAGGTGAGAGATTGTAGAAAAAGTGAAGTTTTTTCAAGTGTTTCTCCAAGGTGTAATTGTGGTTATTATGGTTATGGTGATGTTGGTTCAAGTTCAAGTTCATGTTCAGTTTCTCCATTGCCAAAAAATAGGATTAAGAAAGGGTTTGTTGAACCAAAAATGAGGAACAAGGTGAAGAGGAATCATGTGTCAAGAAAGAAGATTCAGACAGAACATGGTTTGGAAAATCTTAGTCCTGTTTCTGTTCTTGATGTTGATGATTATGCTTTTCTTTATGGAGCTGATTATTCAG GTACAAACACCTTGGCTTCAAAGTCAAAGAGGAAATCTAAGTCTTTATTGGAAGTGTCCTTGGAAGAAGATGTTGAAGACAAGGCAAACAAAAGTAAAGGTTATGCCTCCAACACTGACATCAACAGAGAGGCAGAGGTTTACTCAGACTTGATGTTGAAGATTCGTAGTTTGACAGATGAGAGTATCAAGGAGTCAGATTGCACATATAAGGTTGAAAGCTTTGAGGAAATttgtttggtttttgaagaaaCTATTTTAGATAGTTTGTTATTTGAGGTCTTAAATGAAGttgtataa
- the LOC131604194 gene encoding uncharacterized protein LOC131604194 translates to MGEDEKIASYFVKVQNLVHLMKGCGEVITDKMIVQKVMHTLTFHFDHVIVAIQESNNLETIKLKDLVGSLEAHEKDNGATKGKDEGENPARQDSDDYEDMVVVAAVADEHVNSKIWFLDTSYSNHINDRKMWLAYFDESKNNKVKLADNSSLQAEGTDNMCFMYME, encoded by the exons ATGGGAGAAGATGAAAAGATCGCAAGCTATTTCGTGAAGGTGCAGAATCTTGTCCATCTCATGAAAGGCTGTGGTGAAGTCATAACTGATAAGATGATAGTTCAGAAGGTAATGCATACATTAACCTTTCATTTTGATCATGTTATTgtagctattcaagaatccaacaaTCTTGAAACCATAAAACTAAAAGATTTGGTTGGTTCGTTGGAGGCACATGA GAAAGACAATGGAGCGACAAAAGGCAAGGATGAAGGAGAAAACCCTGCACGTCAAGATTCAGATGATTATGAAGATATGGTGGTAGTGGCTGCAGTAGCAGATGAGCATGTCAACTCCAAGATCTGGTTCCTCGACACAAGCTACTCAAATCACATAAATGATAGAAAAATGTGGTTAGCATATTTCGACGAGTCAAAAAATAACAAGGTCAAACTTGCAGATAATAGCTCGTTGCAAGCAGAAGGTACTGACAACATGTGCTTCATGTACATGGAATGA